From the Euwallacea fornicatus isolate EFF26 chromosome 10, ASM4011564v1, whole genome shotgun sequence genome, the window ATAACGTCTCCATTAGTCATAAGTAATCTTAGTAAAAGGAAGTTGCCATGTTTCCAGGCATCAATATTCATTTATACATTGCTCTTTACAGTTTGCTATCCACAGGTGTGCCATCGCTTCCAGTCATGCGCCTACCGTTCCAACCAGTGGCGGTACCGAGGCCGTTGCGACAGCATTCAATTTTCAGTTGACCGCAGAATATTCGTGGTGGGTTTCGGACTGTATGGCTCCTCGAACGGAGCGGCGGATTACACCGTCAAAATTGAGCTAAAACGTCTCGGACGTGTTCTGGCCGAAAACAATACTAAATTCTTCTCAGACGGGTCGAGTAACACTTTCCACGTATACTTTGACAACCCCATTCAAGTGGAACCAGAGACTTTTTACACTGCCTCCGCTATTGTTGATGGAGGAGAGTTGAGCTACTTCGGACAGGAGGGAATGAGCGAAGTGACTGTGGGACAAGTGACGTTCCAGTTTCAGTGCTCCTCCGAGAGCACGAACGGCACTGGTGTGCAAGGGGGGCAGATTCCAGAACTGATTTTCTACGGGCCCGCTCATGAGGAGCATTAAATGTTGTTCGGGTGACTAGTCAGAGGCCTAAAGTTGTTTCATTGTCAAGGGAAAGGGGATAAGTTGATCTCAGCGATGTTTACACTTTAAGGGTGGTTTTGAGCTCAAACTCAACGATGGTCTACGTCAGCATTTTAGTTAGGACGTCCTAAGTCTACCACAAAGAAAGATCcgtgtttttaaatataacaacAAACACGTTAACTCAAACCTACCCTAAATATAGTAATTTATCTTGAATATTATTACACCTGTATAGTGTTTATggagtattatttattaaagaggaaaaatcttaagttttttttatgttatttaatgTGTTTTCATCATGATACCAGGtacaaataaatacaaaatcaCACTTACCGACTGATGGAACATTAATGCACAAAGCCTGCGCCAGTTTCAAGTAGGTCCTCCCCAGCTCATAGCAGCATATTTGCAGAACATCACTAATATCAATTAGTAAATCTGACATGAAACTATTAAGGAAAAAtccctttttttcaaatgactGAAAAATTGAGCTGCAGAGGCATTCAccaaaatttatgaataaattagCTCAGTGAAAACATATGTTATAGTCACAATCAGAAAACCGGAACGGAGTTCATTAAAGATTAAAACCTAAGGCAATTATGTCCACAAAAGGATACGCGCAGTGCCTTCAGTTCGACAGCTCAAGTACACACAAGCAGCATGAACATGTGTATTTCTCCTCCCTCTGGTTAAATTTCTTGATaaagccattttaaaaaagctACAGGCTGTGTCAATGCAATGCTGGTTCAGTCTCAATTGATTACCCAACAAGGAAATGCAATTGCGAGCCTTACGAAGGGTGAGTTCTCTGGACTCTACGCCACCACCCACATGAAAGGCtgtatttcttaattaatacCTGTATAATGCGGAATCTAGATCACACTTACATGCTCCAAATTTCGTCGCCCCTCCCTTGGAATCAGCAGACACAAACTGGCCAATAGCACTAGATGTTCCATGAGCTCCTTCCTCATACTGGACCTCAGCAACGATTATGTTGTCTTCAATAACAGAACCGCAGTTGGTACAAACTGCGTCACCCCTTGCAGAATCGACCTCGATGTCGGAACTACCGCAATTTTTGCACTTTCGCCCCGAAGACATGGTTACAAAGAAATTGTACTTTTTATTACAGCTATTACCGCCCTACGCAAAAGGCAAGAGTTCCAGAGTtagttaaatgtaaaaatacgtCAGTTTTAAGGgattttatgataattttttatttggaaaagagGAAAACACGGAAATGGAGCTAACGGAGctatgaaaatttattctctGGAAAATTGAggttatattattattattaaatgtggTTAAAGCTTAGGCGGGAGAAAAACAATTGTATGTTAACGGAGCAATGGCGGATATTGTGGTCCATATagttgataaattaattttagccAACATAATTATTCGGTTAGTTTAGATTATTTAGTGAAAGACCTTATTAACTcgatgtattatttttattaacaaatatcaTTCATaatcattttcattaattaatttgtattacagataattaaaaatttataaacgcagtcataaaacaaaactgaagtagtaaaaatatttgttacatCATATTTCATGACTTAGACGATTCAATTCTCGTTTTACGCTGTCTATGCTGGATGTTATTAAGTCGATTTGCTTCCGTTTTACATCAGCAACATTTTCATTGTCCTTTTCACTAGTACAAATAATGCATAATCCTTTACTTGCATTACCCAACATTTCATAGGTTTCTGCTTTTACTAATTTGTCGGTACATTCCCTAAAATGACAGATatatattaatgaaatatacTCTAGTAAAAGCGTCATGTAAGTGAcctttggaattttaattgtCCTAGTTTGAAACCACTTTGAAAACCAACTGAATAGCCCTTATCAAAGCTTGGTTGGAAGTTTCTATCTCGGCCATCAGATAAACCATCTCTTTCAccaatctaaaaaaaatctttctgaacaaattgaatttttaaaatttaacagaaaGTATGATAATTATTACATTCTTGAGTAGCAATTCTACATTTCCGTTTACTTTAATACACCATTCCTTTTAAGTGCAAACGCATGgtatcaattttcttttttacttaaacaaCCAAAGATTAATTCATTACCTTTATCATGTCTCGCGCAACTCGTTTCCAATTTAAATCAACGTTCTCAGGCTCAGAATCACTTAAATTCATCTTTAGAAATCTATTTTTGCGAAATAACCTTCAAATATGAAGTATCAAAACAAGTCTGCAATGACATTTGGAAATCACAAGCTAGCCAAAGGTGGCTCGTAATTATGTTGgcactaaaataaaataaaaaatgattgatTGAAGCTAATTCTGACATTATGTACAtcttattaaatgtttaattacaTAGGCAATGAAGAGCACaatataaatttacatttagaaaattaaacaaataaaaatatatttttaatccaGAGTTACTCACGCCAATGACTCGAACTTGCCCGAAGGCAATGCGGGACACGTCACCCGAACTTTGACAGTGGCAGCTGCCAGtccatttgtttttatattttatatataccCACAAAACATCTTTTCTCCGGTTTCGTGGCGGTTTTCACCAACGTTAAATCAATCTGTTTAGGCATAAAATGCATCTCAGGACTGCTTTAACGATATTTGTGTCTTTCGTCCTCTCGGCGCATTGTATATCGTTTAATCTAGAGCCCAACACCCAAAAGTGTTTGAAAGAAGAACTGCAGGCCAATGTGCCAGTTATTGGAGAATTTGAGGTCTCAGAGCAACCCGGACAACGGATAGACTATATTGTTAAGTTGTGTGTATCTTTTGGGATTGTTGAGAGATATAATAGATTTTACAGGTAACAGATTCAAAGGGGAACATTCTGGCCCAACGACAAGATATttctaaaggaaaattttcttttaacacTGAGTCCTATGATATGTTTGAAATTTGCTTCATCTCAAGGATACCCACAAGTATGTTGTGCTAAAAAAAGTCGATTTCCATCATAaacatcttaattttttttccaggcCAAAAAGGCAATACACAGTTGGTGACAGTGATCACTAAACACggaattgaaactaaaaattatcATACTGtaagattaatttattttgttattaaatatgttgtaaattaattttgtagttgGAAGATGCAGCAAATTTGAAGccaattgaaattgaattgaaaaggTTGGAAGATCTGTCTAATGCCATTGTGCAAGATTTTGCCTTTATGAGAAAGAGGGAGGAAGAAATGAGAGACACCAATGGTAAGTCATATCATGAGTATTCATCATgagtatttttcataaaaaataaaatttttgtagagTCAACAAATAATAGGGTACTGTACTTCTCCATATTCTCAATCTTCATTCTCTTGGGTTTGGCAACATGGCAAGTGCTTTACCTTCGAAGGTACTTTAaagcgaaaaaattaatagagtAGTGTGtaggtttaataaatttgatttcccCCCTTTGGTTTAATCCCCAGTTGAATAATTGTGGtttactttaaaacattttgattttttcatataaaagtaccatcaataaattattttgttaactCACAGCATTTTTTCcacccaaaaaaaaactcttatatacaaaaattttttattcacaaaaaaacCTTACTCTAAACTCAACAAACCCTTTTCCCCATTTATTTCGGTATTCTTTCCATGCTTCAAGTAAAACTCCCATTTAATATGCGCAAACAAAACGTCAGTCACTAAAAATATCTGTGATATTGCATAGGCCAATGTCACtccaaaaaagaaatttgcattagcTGAGGCACAATAAATCCACAAGTGCCACAATACTGGAGCAAGGCAGCTGGTCATCAACAAAATTACACTAATGACAAAACTTTGCTGACAGTATGAGTAGAGATAAATAAAGGTCGGAATGAAACTCAACACAAAACCCAAGTCACTCAGACAAGggtaagatttaaaaattgatatcaAGAATAAGAGAGCAATAGTCAGGATAAAAGGCCTGTTACGGAATGTTAAGGTTAAGGGCATTAAGTACAGAATGGTGGCATTAATTTggaatgaataaataaataattctctGAAATGGTCAAACATTTCAGTGAAGAAGTACCAGAATAAACCAATGTTTGGTTGCAGGTCTGGGACTGTTAAAATGCAAccatagacattttttatgaaactaTAATCCTTGCCAAACATACTGTTATAATAGgttatcataaataaaaatgataaaaagctTAAAACTACTAATAATGCTTTAGACACACTACAATGTATCTTTACAAAATATGTTGTTAAGGGAAAGATTAAGATTACTGGATATAGAGAAATTGAAGCACAGACTGCTAAAGCAAGGCTGCTAATAATAATACTGTTAAAGAGCAttccaaatataaataatgaaaggaaaaaattgtgaatCCCCATTGTGGAGCACCCCACACAACCCAGCAATGTATAAGGATTAAACAAGATCATCATCAAAACATATATTGGAACTTTAACTGGATAATCTACTCCTGGTAAAGTCTCAATCACATCTTCAGAAAACACACTTTTATCCCTATGTTCTTCCTGAAATCTTCTGCTATATTTCCTCATGGACAAATAAAGCAGCAGTCCAGACCCAAGATCGAAGGCAATGAACATGAAATATACCTTTTTGAACACATAGTTCAGCATTAAATTGTAAAACTGTATAGCCAACGGGGTTTCATGTAACAGGTCTCCTTCATAAGGATTGATTCCTCTGGAGAACAAAAACGTTCCCTCTAAAACCCTTTTCCAAGAGCTTAGAGGAGTAGAAACCTCCACATGATCGGCAATGATGCTTTGGTACTTagaaatcattattatatacCGCAGAACTGCTGCGGCAAATAGTAGTACTGCTGCCTGGAGCATTGTTGAACGTTGTGGCTTAGAGCTGGATAGGCTTTTAAAGGgtttttgggacatttttcTAAGGAGCTCAATCAACGTAAAGAAAGAgaagacatttttgatttataaaaAGTGAGGTTATGCCGGAAAAATGACGTTTAATTCCTTCTTAGGACAACTCATATTTGCTTTATTGGTCGTTCATTAAAATGTGGCAACGTTGCTAGCAGTGCTACGGTAGTTGATATTAATTacgttataaaaaattaaataattatttctttttagtccaatctaaacaaaacaaattaaaaatatatttaccattaaaaagttttgccACAGATATGAAATAAATCCCATGCATTATCTAGTTTATTCCAGAGGTATATCAAAGTAATACAGACCGATTATTATAAAactgacattttcaaatttaacctaattttttagtttatattttatttaaggtttgatgtttaatttagttttggcTAATaggttaaataatataattttggaatttttagcgactctctaatatatatatatatatctgttttattttgtaaatatttatgctCAACTTATTTCTCAATCAATGGAATGGCCGTAATTCCGATTAAAGGAAAGAATGAACTGAACCATTTGGAATTGTAAGACTGGgattacaatttaaaataatggaagAGAAGAAATCAGTCCTCCAAGAGTTTAAACTTGACCCGGACAATGAGCTGCGTTTCGAAGTTGAAACAAAAGGTGCAAAGGTATACCTAACCCTCAGAAGTGGCCTGGCTGAGATCTTCGGCACCGAATTAGTCAAAGGCAAAACCTACGAGTTCACTTCAGGAGCCAAAGTTGCTGTATTCACTTGGCAGGGCTGCACTATTGAAGTAAAAGGCAAAACTGATGTTATTTACACTGCAAAAGAGACTCCTATGGTGCTGTATTCCAACTGTCATGCTGCTTTGGAAACGATGAGGACTGAAAGTGAAAAAGACAACAAAAGAGGTCCTATTACTATGATAGTGGGACCTATGGATGTGGGGAAGTCAACTCTGTGCAGGATTTTGTTGAATTATGCTGTTAGGATGGGCCGCAGACCTATTTATGTTGATTTGGATGTGGGGCAGGGAAAAATTTCTATTCCTGGGACTGTTGGTAAGGCCTTACTTAAAATTGtatcacaaataaattatctATTTTTGGACGGTTAGGGGCACTCGTAGTGGAACGTCCTGCTGCAATTGATGAGGGATTTTCTCAGGAAGCTCCATTGGTGTACAATTAtggtcataaaagttttgccGCTAATCCAAAATTATACAAGATGATTATTGACCAATTAGCAGTTACTGTTAAGGAAAGACTGGATGTGAATAAGAAAAGTTAGTTTGTGATAATAATTAAGAGTTTTGTCAAATTACGAATCTTTCAGCAAGAAATTCAGGGGTTATAATAAACACTTGCGGATGGATTAAAGGAGATGGTTATAAACA encodes:
- the cbc gene encoding protein CLP1 homolog; this translates as MEEKKSVLQEFKLDPDNELRFEVETKGAKVYLTLRSGLAEIFGTELVKGKTYEFTSGAKVAVFTWQGCTIEVKGKTDVIYTAKETPMVLYSNCHAALETMRTESEKDNKRGPITMIVGPMDVGKSTLCRILLNYAVRMGRRPIYVDLDVGQGKISIPGTVGALVVERPAAIDEGFSQEAPLVYNYGHKSFAANPKLYKMIIDQLAVTVKERLDVNKKTRNSGVIINTCGWIKGDGYKQLLESGRAFEVDIVLVLDQERLYNELVRDMPNYVKIVFLQKSGGVVELSKNFRNEACDQRIREYFYGTPKNQLYPHSFDLKWSELKIFKVGAPALPDSCLPHGMKPEDYLTKLVLLTPNAGILHHILAVSFAEKEDEDMILSHVSGFVCVSNVDVERQIITLLSPQPKPLPNNILVLSDVQFMDSH
- the bai gene encoding transmembrane emp24 domain-containing protein bai, whose product is MHLRTALTIFVSFVLSAHCISFNLEPNTQKCLKEELQANVPVIGEFEVSEQPGQRIDYIVTDSKGNILAQRQDISKGKFSFNTESYDMFEICFISRIPTSQKGNTQLVTVITKHGIETKNYHTLEDAANLKPIEIELKRLEDLSNAIVQDFAFMRKREEEMRDTNESTNNRVLYFSIFSIFILLGLATWQVLYLRRYFKAKKLIE
- the LOC136341621 gene encoding uncharacterized protein, which codes for MNLSDSEPENVDLNWKRVARDMIKIGERDGLSDGRDRNFQPSFDKGYSVGFQSGFKLGQLKFQRECTDKLVKAETYEMLGNASKGLCIICTSEKDNENVADVKRKQIDLITSSIDSVKRELNRLSHEI
- the PIG-U gene encoding phosphatidylinositol glycan anchor biosynthesis class U protein, which gives rise to MSQKPFKSLSSSKPQRSTMLQAAVLLFAAAVLRYIIMISKYQSIIADHVEVSTPLSSWKRVLEGTFLFSRGINPYEGDLLHETPLAIQFYNLMLNYVFKKVYFMFIAFDLGSGLLLYLSMRKYSRRFQEEHRDKSVFSEDVIETLPGVDYPVKVPIYVLMMILFNPYTLLGCVGCSTMGIHNFFLSLFIFGMLFNSIIISSLALAVCASISLYPVILIFPLTTYFVKIHCSVSKALLVVLSFLSFLFMITYYNSMFGKDYSFIKNVYGCILTVPDLQPNIGLFWYFFTEMFDHFRELFIYSFQINATILYLMPLTLTFRNRPFILTIALLFLISIFKSYPCLSDLGFVLSFIPTFIYLYSYCQQSFVISVILLMTSCLAPVLWHLWIYCASANANFFFGVTLAYAISQIFLVTDVLFAHIKWEFYLKHGKNTEINGEKGLLSLE